TAGTGTTCCGTCCTTCAGATAAGGATACAGCCTCCTACAAGCTGACGGTTCGGGGTGCTTCAAATGCTGTCCTCATGCAGAAGAACATAGACGGTGAATCCCGCTCTTGCAACACAGGGAACTTGTATCTCCGTGCAGGAACTTACAGAATAGAGGTTGCGAGGCTGTATTCATGGAGCGGGAAGCCTTATACCCTCACCGTAAATGCATCTCATGCTGTGAACACTGAAGAAGAGACCAATGACACCATCAGTACAGCTAATGTGATTCCGCTGAACGAGAATATCAGAGCCTCAACAGGGACAAGGAACGACATCGATTATTTCACTTTTACTCTGGACAAGACTGCTTCAGTGTGCCCTCATCTTGAATTTGAACCGGTCAAAAATTACAGCCTGAAGCTTTATGAATTAGTAGTCGAGGATATTAACGGGACAGAGAGTGAGCGTTTCATTTTCAGGGGAGATGCGAGGACATCGAAAACAGTAAAGCCTTTCATTTTGCGTGAGGGAACGTATATAATACCTTTATCGCGTGTAGAAGACAAAAATATTGAGCTCGGACTGCATGAATATACTCTGCGAGTCTCGGCTCAGGAATTAATGTAAACCATTAGGAGGAGTTATCATGAAGAAGCTGTTTGCTGTAATGCTGGTCGTGGCGGTAGTTTTCGTTGCGGCATCTGCGTGGCCTGATGACGGCTCAAAGATAACGTTTGATAACGTTACGTTCAGCAAGCCCTACAAGATTAAGGGTTATGCTACAGTTACGTTGCTAGGCTTCAAATTTATTGAAGCATTTGCTCAATGGGAAGATGGCAAAGCAGGCTCAATAAAAAAAGGCGGGGCATGGTGTGATAACAAGAATGTTATTTTTGCTGAAAAACTACGTGAGGCTTGGCTTGATATTTACGTGAACTGTGCCTTACATGCAAGTGGACAAGAGTCAGATTTTGCATGGCTAAAAGCGGATATACTTAATTTACAGAAAGAGAAGACAAGTTTTATGAAAGATATTGCTGTTAATGTAATATACAATGATGAATACGAATTTGACGGCTGGGTTAGACAATTCAACTATGACTACAGTAAAGCAGAAATCTACGTACTTGGAGAAACATCAATAGGCTGGCCTGTATGTCTGAGTCCAGTTGACGAAATGCCAATTGCTCCGATGTATAAAGGGCATTATGCTTTCGGCTGTACTCTCCCGAATTTCGTAGTCGAGGACAAGGACTCCCCTCTCAGAATGGAAATCACTATCGGCGGGCACAAACTCACCTACAATATCCGCTGACAACAAACACAATCCCCCTCTTTGCAACATGAGGGGGAAACGTCCCCTTAATCTGCACGTTCGCATTCCTTGCAAAAAATCAGCACCCCCCGAATCGCTTCAGGAGGTGCCGCAAAAAATTCCAGCTTTGAGCTTTTAGCCCATCGTGTCCCAGCTCTGGCCTTCCTCGATCTGGTCGCTGCCAGTCAGGTAAAGCTCCTTCGGCACTCCGGCCACAACGATTCCCGACTTCGGGTCAACGTAGTAGTTCTTCGCGTCAAGCTCGGGGTCTTCGCCGATGACTGTCCCGTCAGGGATAATGTTATGCCCGTCGATGATTGCCCTCTTGATGCGGCAGTTGCGCCCTATCACCACGTCGTGTCCGATGATGCTCTCCTCTACGACGCTTCCCGCCTGAATGAGGCAGTTGCGCGCAAGAACAGAGTTCGTTACGTCCGCGCCGAAGATACGGCTTCCTTCGCTCAACATTACCCTGTCAATGTTGACTGAATGCCCGCTGTCAGGATAGCAGTACGAAGGTGGATCTCCGTAGGATACTGTTCTAATCGGCCACATCGGGTTATAGAGCGTCATCTCTGACTCGTGCCCGATAAGCTCCATGTGTGCCTTCCAGTACGCAAACAGCGTCCCTACGTCGCGCCAGTAAGGCTTGTCCGTCCTCCACTGGTGGATGAGCTCCGTCTCCGCGTTCGGGTG
This genomic stretch from Synergistaceae bacterium harbors:
- the glgC gene encoding glucose-1-phosphate adenylyltransferase (catalyzes the formation of ADP-glucose and diphosphate from ATP and alpha-D-glucose 1-phosphate), with the protein product RGWQFGGAMRGRDFFVTTIPAQMWSGEHWFQGTADAVYQAKHMITRYRADRVCIFAADHIYKMDVDQMIAYHMAQHADVTIAANVVPVEEATEFGCIKTDKNGRIIEFQEKPKNPPEIPGRPGFSYVSMGNYVFERKVLEEALDDDAMKEETHHDFGKDIIPDLVEHGMKVCAYDFSTNMLPHPNAETELIHQWRTDKPYWRDVGTLFAYWKAHMELIGHESEMTLYNPMWPIRTVSYGDPPSYCYPDSGHSVNIDRVMLSEGSRIFGADVTNSVLARNCLIQAGSVVEESIIGHDVVIGRNCRIKRAIIDGHNIIPDGTVIGEDPELDAKNYYVDPKSGIVVAGVPKELYLTGSDQIEEGQSWDTMG